In one Brienomyrus brachyistius isolate T26 chromosome 5, BBRACH_0.4, whole genome shotgun sequence genomic region, the following are encoded:
- the LOC125742394 gene encoding eukaryotic translation initiation factor 3 subunit B-like, translated as MQDTEDMAAESEFEGEEPCFSDPEDFVDDVDDEELMGDVLKERPQEADGIDSVIVVDNVPQVGPERQEKLKTVIHKIFSKFGKITNEFYPEAEGKTKGYIFLEYTSPAQAVEAVKSADGYKLDKQHTFRVNLFTDFDKYMTICDEWETPEKQPFKDFGNLRHWLEDSDCRDQYSVIFEAGERTGIFSNDVKEPILTEERPRWTETYVRWSPKGTYLATFHQRGIALWGGEKFKQIQRFSHQGVQLIDFSPCERYMVTFSPLVDMKDDPQAIIIWDVLTGQKKRGFHCESSAHWPIFKWSHDGKFFARMTQDTLSIYETPSMGLLDKKSLKISGIKDFSWSPGDNIIAFWVPEDKDIPARVTLMQIPSRHEIRVRNLFNVVDCKLHWQKNGDYLCVKVDRTPKGAQGVVTNFEIFRMREKQVPVDVVEMKESIIAFAWEPNGSKFAVLHGESPRINVSFYHVKSNGKIELIKMFDKQQANSIFWSPQGQFLVLAGLRSMNGALAFVDTSDCTMMNIAEHYMASDVEWDPTGRFVVTSVSWWSHKVDNAFWLWTFQGRLLQKNNKDRFCQLLWRPRPTSLLGQEQIKLIKKDLKKYAKIFEQKDRLSQSKASKELIDKRHTMMDDYRKYRAAAMQLYQEQRPLRLEIRGGVDTDDLDSNVDDWEEETIEFFINEEIIPLGDLA; from the exons ATGCAGGACACGGAGGACATGGCGGCCGAATCCGAGTTCGAGGGTGAAGAACCTTGTTTTAGTGATCCGGAGGATTTTGTGGATGATGTCGACGATGAAG AGCTTATGGGTGATGTCCTGAAGGAGAGACCGCAGGAGGCCGATGGAATCGATTCGGTGATTGTGGTGGACAACGTGCCCCAGGTTGGACCTGAACGTCAGGAAAAGCTGAAGACTGTCATCCACAAGATTTTCTCAAAATTTGGGAAGATCACGAATGAGTTCTACCCTGAAGCTGAGGGCAAGACCAAGGG GTACATTTTTCTGGAGTACACTTCCCCCGCACAGGCAGTCGAAGCGGTGAAGAGTGCAGACGGCTACAAGCTGGACAAGCAGCACACCTTTCGAGTGAATCTCTTCACCGATTTCGATAA GTATATGACGATCTGTGACGAATGGGAAACTCCTGAAAAACAGCCATTCAAAGACTTT GGAAACTTGCGACACTGGTTGGAGGATTCTGACTGCCGGGATCAGTACAGCGTCATTTTTGAAGCTGGAGAGAGAACGGGAATATTTTCAAATGATGTCAAAGAACCGATCTTGACTGAGGAGAGGCCT CGCTGGACGGAGACGTACGTTAGGTGGTCCCCTAAAGGCACCTACCTGGCCACATTTCACCAGAGGGGCATTGCGCTTTGGGGTGGAGAGAAGTTCAAGCAGATCCAGAGATTCAGTCACCAAGGGGTGCAGCTTATTGACTTCTCTCCGTGCGAAAG GTACATGGTTACGTTCAGCCCTCTCGTAGACATGAAAGATGACCCTCAGGCTATCATAATCTGGGATGTCCTTACTGGACAGAAGAAGAGAGGGTTCCATTGTGAAAGTTCTGCTCACTGGCCAATCTTCAA GTGGAGTCACGATGGGAAGTTCTTCGCTCGGATGACTCAGGACACACTGAGCATATACGAGACTCCT TCAATGGGACTATTGGACAAGAAGAGCTTGAAGATTAGTGGGATTAA GGATTTCTCCTGGTCTCCCGGCGACAACATCATTGCATTCTGGGTGCCAGAGGATAAAGATATCCCAGCAAGAGTGACCCTGATGCAGATTCCGTCCAGGCACGAGATCCGTGTGCGGAACCTCTTCAATGTGGTGGATTGCAAGCTTCACTGGCAGAAGAATGGAGATtacctgtgtgtgaaggtggacAGGACTCCTAAGGGTGCTCAG GGTGTTGTGACCAACTTTGAAATCTTCAGGATGAGAGAGAAGCAAGTTCCGGTAGACGTGGTGGAGATGAAAG AGAGCATCATCGCTTTTGCCTGGGAGCCGAATGGCAGTAagtttgctgtgctgcatggagaATCTCCTAGGATCAACGTGTCATTCTACCATGTGAAGAGCAACGGGAAGATTGAGCTGATAA aaATGTTTGACAAACAGCAAGCAAACAGCATTTTCTGGAGTCCACAGGGGCAGTTCCTGGTACTGGCTGGACTCAGGAG TATGAATGGTGCTCTGGCATTCGTTGACACGTCAGACTGCACAATGATGAACATCGCAGAGCACTACATGGCTTCAGATGTGGAGTGGGACCCAACCGGTAGATTCGTGGTCACCTCGGTTTCTTGGTGGAGCCACAAG gtGGACAACGCATTTTGGCTTTGGACGTTCCAAGGGCGGCTCCTTCAGAAGAACAACAAGGATCGATTTTGCCAGTTGCTTTGGAGGCCACGTCCAACAAGTCTTCTCGGCCAGGAGCAGATCAAG CTTATCAAGAAGGATCTGAAGAAATACGCAAAGATTTTCGAGCAGAAGGATCGTCTGAGTCAGTCCAAGGCATCAAAG GAACTAATCGATAAAAGACACACCATGATGGACGACTATCGCAAGTACCGTGCTGCGGCAATGCAGCTGTACCAAGAGCAGAGACCCCTTCGTCTGGAGATCAGGGGAG GTGTGGACACGGATGACCTGGATAGTAATGTTGATGACTGGGAGGAAGAGACCATTGAATTTTTCATCAATGAAGAAATTATTCCACTTGGAGATCTGGCGTGA
- the brat1 gene encoding BRCA1-associated ATM activator 1 isoform X2, whose amino-acid sequence MDSDCTELLPQVCAVLADPNRAIADDTCLEKLLDWLADLTVPGISLLELNPCLTAFLSDVCRSGSAEPSVFAFSLKLAGLLASSEQGFIHLQQQGILTCAFGYQEWAGSSLWQDATVRSGWIHGLWNMLQHWKAMHFLFENGFIKVILHLQLDRSLFVASAANRLLAGILSFPGLSDRLPLTGEGTTIDQRGERKDCDLPVYTDGIMEIVQHVEDSLTSGNPMHIQRSLNLIASSLAKCPAHVRDTFWQGTVGTLEALKGNDGNSLIQPFLETLHVASRTPLLSSGNPSIATLMEDMLCTLNPKVAITFAKGVIHMESCPQSLKKKALAVILQPLGQVGMLADPKQEPSGLLKDCDFPHAAWEEDFSQKSSYVSVLCLSLTSAAELLLEFPCEEDCVCSVLLSVIAVLKVCEGSSFSSSAGRAVRKLIGCTRVQKCALDTLSSLNKCSGVNPHVGELFSVLLSYLENPDSDPTAFKKALQAAFNWLCTCSQSSAAGSFLTQDLLPLLKKRFCDVRWEIRDSSLEFFTQLTLQFKDDASYRGSLSNSGIIDSLMVLLTDPESYVRASAISALGQIAHIIRQEEDLSARFLDILAQDTEGFARRAVIKIFSIWLKHPNQDLCKSLEKHLSTVLQLGSNDLDWEVKIHTLELAQILIHQTLEGSGQFSCPYVSVIPAPHVKRAEMTAAFHNLHHHKLFDVLFSGLLDCDRPVARKACTILLNLKGVLTVNMDTLDNTVAFNLQGCRWGQEMLKQCFNAASDSAMHVNIVELLSTLDLEDMKQALDQRSDHLENSPRSLLQDILASSHTSEDNIVDCY is encoded by the exons ATGGACAGTGACTGCACCGAACTACTGCCGCAGGTTTGCGCGGTCCTGGCAGACCCTAATCGAGCGATTGCTGATGATACGTGCCTAGAGAAACTGCTGGACTGGCTGGCAGATCTAACCG TTCCTGGAATATCGTTACTGGAGCTGAACCCATGCCTGACTGCTTTCCTATCTGACGTGTGCAGATCAGGCTCTGCAGAGCCAAGTGTCTTTGCCTTCAGCCTTAAGCTTGCCGGGCTGTTGGCTTCCAGTGAGCAGGGCTTCATCCACCTCCAG CAACAGGGAATTTTGACATGTGCGTTCGGATATCAGGAATGGGCTGGATCGAGTCTCTGGCAGGATGCAACAGTCCGCAGTGGATGGATTCATGGACTTTGGAATATGCTGCAGCATTGGAAAGCTATGCACTTCCTGTTTGAGAATG GATTTATTAAAGTTATCCTGCATTTGCAGTTAGACAGAAGCCTTTTTGTCGCGTCGGCAGCAAATCGGCTCTTGGCTGGCATTTTGAGCTTCCCCGGGCTATCGGACAGATTGCCGCTTACAGGAGAGGGTACCACAATAGACCAGAGGGGCGAACGCAAGGACTGTGATTTGCCAGTATACACAGATGGCATCATGGAGATAGTCCAGCACGTGGAGGACTCGCTGACATCTGGCAACCCTATGCATATTCAGCGGTCCCTGAACTTGATTGCTTCGAGTCTTGCCAAGTGTCCAGCACACGTCAGGGACACGTTTTGGCAGGGGACAGTGGGGACATTAGAGGCATTGAAAGGCAATGATGGAAACTCTTTGATACAGCCTTTTCTGGAAACGCTGCATGTGGCTTCCAG GACACCATTACTTAGCAGTGGAAATCCCAGTATTGCAACATTAATGGAAGACATGCTATGCACGCTAAACCCAAAGGTGGCAATCACATTTGCTAAAGGGGTAATTCATATGGAAAGCTG CCCACAAAGTTTGAAGAAAAAGGCCTTGGCAGTCATTCTCCAACCCCTTGGGCAAGTCGGAATGCTAGCTGACCCAAAGCAAGAACCATCAg GTCTCCTCAAAGATTGTGACTTTCCACACGCAGCCTGGGAGGAGGATTTTTCCCAGAAGTCCTCTTACGTCTCAGTCCTCTGCCTGTCATTGACCAGCGCCGCTGAACTTCTCCTA GAGTTCCCATGTGAGGAGGATTGTGTTTGCTCTGTGCTCCTCTCGGTGATCGCCGTGCTAAAAGTGTGTGAGGGAAGTTCGTTTTCATCGTCCGCTGGCAGAGCTGTCAGGAAACTGATTGGCTGCACTCGAGTTCAGAAGTGTGCGCTGGACACCTTGTCAAGCCTTAACAAATGCTCAG GAGTAAATCCACATGTTGGTGAGCTCTTCAGTGTTCTTCTGTCATATTTAGAAAATCCTGATTCTGATCCAACT GCATTCAAGAAGGCACTCCAGGCAGCTTTCAACTGGCTCTGTACATGTTCCCAGTCATCTGCAGCTGGCTCGTTTCTTACTCAAG ATCTGCTCCCTTTGTTGAAGAAACGATTCTGTGACGTGCGGTGGGAGATAAGGGATTCGTCCCTCGAGTTCTTCACTCAGTTGACGTTACAATTTAAAG ATGATGCCAGTTATCGTGGGAGCCTTTCGAACAGTGGGATCATTGACTCCCTGATGGTTTTGCTGACCGATCCAGAGAGTTACGTCCGAGCAAGTGCCATCTCTGCTCTGGGGCAGATTGCCCACATCATCCGCCAAGAG gAAGACCTCTCTGCACGTTTTCTGGATATTTTAGCACAGGATACCGAAGGATTTGCAAGAAGAGCGGTGATAAAGATCTTCTCCATTTGGCTTAAGCATCCTAACCAAGATCTGTGTAAGAGTTTGGAGAAACATCTAAGCACAGTGCTGCAGCTTGGTAGTAATGACTTGGACTGGGAAGTCAAAATCCATACTTTGGAACTGGCTCAGATCCTGATACACCAAACTCTGGAAGGTTCTGGTCAGTTCTCATGTCCTTATGTGTCTGTCATTCCTGCTCCCCATGTTAAGCGAGCAGAAATGACAGCAGCTTTTCACAACCTGCACCACCACAAGCTCTTCGACGTGCTTTTCTCTGGCTTGTTGGATTGTGACAGGCCCGTGGCCAGAAAGGCGTGCACTATCCTGCTCAACCTAAAGGGGGTGCTCACGGTAAACATGGACACCTTAGACAACACGGTGGCCTTCAATCTGCAGGGATGTAGGTGGGGTCAAGAAATGCTGAAGCAATGCTTTAACGCTGCATCTGATTCCGCCATGCATGTTAACATTGTGGAGCTGCTTTCAACTTTGGATCTAGAGGACATGAAACAGGCTTTGGATCAAAGAAGTGATCACCTGGAGAACAGTCCTCGTTCCCTCTTGCAGGATATATTGGCATCTTCTCACACATCAGAGGACAATATTGTGGACTGTTACTGA
- the brat1 gene encoding BRCA1-associated ATM activator 1 isoform X1, with product MDSDCTELLPQVCAVLADPNRAIADDTCLEKLLDWLADLTGQVPGISLLELNPCLTAFLSDVCRSGSAEPSVFAFSLKLAGLLASSEQGFIHLQQQGILTCAFGYQEWAGSSLWQDATVRSGWIHGLWNMLQHWKAMHFLFENGFIKVILHLQLDRSLFVASAANRLLAGILSFPGLSDRLPLTGEGTTIDQRGERKDCDLPVYTDGIMEIVQHVEDSLTSGNPMHIQRSLNLIASSLAKCPAHVRDTFWQGTVGTLEALKGNDGNSLIQPFLETLHVASRTPLLSSGNPSIATLMEDMLCTLNPKVAITFAKGVIHMESCPQSLKKKALAVILQPLGQVGMLADPKQEPSGLLKDCDFPHAAWEEDFSQKSSYVSVLCLSLTSAAELLLEFPCEEDCVCSVLLSVIAVLKVCEGSSFSSSAGRAVRKLIGCTRVQKCALDTLSSLNKCSGVNPHVGELFSVLLSYLENPDSDPTAFKKALQAAFNWLCTCSQSSAAGSFLTQDLLPLLKKRFCDVRWEIRDSSLEFFTQLTLQFKDDASYRGSLSNSGIIDSLMVLLTDPESYVRASAISALGQIAHIIRQEEDLSARFLDILAQDTEGFARRAVIKIFSIWLKHPNQDLCKSLEKHLSTVLQLGSNDLDWEVKIHTLELAQILIHQTLEGSGQFSCPYVSVIPAPHVKRAEMTAAFHNLHHHKLFDVLFSGLLDCDRPVARKACTILLNLKGVLTVNMDTLDNTVAFNLQGCRWGQEMLKQCFNAASDSAMHVNIVELLSTLDLEDMKQALDQRSDHLENSPRSLLQDILASSHTSEDNIVDCY from the exons ATGGACAGTGACTGCACCGAACTACTGCCGCAGGTTTGCGCGGTCCTGGCAGACCCTAATCGAGCGATTGCTGATGATACGTGCCTAGAGAAACTGCTGGACTGGCTGGCAGATCTAACCGGTCAGG TTCCTGGAATATCGTTACTGGAGCTGAACCCATGCCTGACTGCTTTCCTATCTGACGTGTGCAGATCAGGCTCTGCAGAGCCAAGTGTCTTTGCCTTCAGCCTTAAGCTTGCCGGGCTGTTGGCTTCCAGTGAGCAGGGCTTCATCCACCTCCAG CAACAGGGAATTTTGACATGTGCGTTCGGATATCAGGAATGGGCTGGATCGAGTCTCTGGCAGGATGCAACAGTCCGCAGTGGATGGATTCATGGACTTTGGAATATGCTGCAGCATTGGAAAGCTATGCACTTCCTGTTTGAGAATG GATTTATTAAAGTTATCCTGCATTTGCAGTTAGACAGAAGCCTTTTTGTCGCGTCGGCAGCAAATCGGCTCTTGGCTGGCATTTTGAGCTTCCCCGGGCTATCGGACAGATTGCCGCTTACAGGAGAGGGTACCACAATAGACCAGAGGGGCGAACGCAAGGACTGTGATTTGCCAGTATACACAGATGGCATCATGGAGATAGTCCAGCACGTGGAGGACTCGCTGACATCTGGCAACCCTATGCATATTCAGCGGTCCCTGAACTTGATTGCTTCGAGTCTTGCCAAGTGTCCAGCACACGTCAGGGACACGTTTTGGCAGGGGACAGTGGGGACATTAGAGGCATTGAAAGGCAATGATGGAAACTCTTTGATACAGCCTTTTCTGGAAACGCTGCATGTGGCTTCCAG GACACCATTACTTAGCAGTGGAAATCCCAGTATTGCAACATTAATGGAAGACATGCTATGCACGCTAAACCCAAAGGTGGCAATCACATTTGCTAAAGGGGTAATTCATATGGAAAGCTG CCCACAAAGTTTGAAGAAAAAGGCCTTGGCAGTCATTCTCCAACCCCTTGGGCAAGTCGGAATGCTAGCTGACCCAAAGCAAGAACCATCAg GTCTCCTCAAAGATTGTGACTTTCCACACGCAGCCTGGGAGGAGGATTTTTCCCAGAAGTCCTCTTACGTCTCAGTCCTCTGCCTGTCATTGACCAGCGCCGCTGAACTTCTCCTA GAGTTCCCATGTGAGGAGGATTGTGTTTGCTCTGTGCTCCTCTCGGTGATCGCCGTGCTAAAAGTGTGTGAGGGAAGTTCGTTTTCATCGTCCGCTGGCAGAGCTGTCAGGAAACTGATTGGCTGCACTCGAGTTCAGAAGTGTGCGCTGGACACCTTGTCAAGCCTTAACAAATGCTCAG GAGTAAATCCACATGTTGGTGAGCTCTTCAGTGTTCTTCTGTCATATTTAGAAAATCCTGATTCTGATCCAACT GCATTCAAGAAGGCACTCCAGGCAGCTTTCAACTGGCTCTGTACATGTTCCCAGTCATCTGCAGCTGGCTCGTTTCTTACTCAAG ATCTGCTCCCTTTGTTGAAGAAACGATTCTGTGACGTGCGGTGGGAGATAAGGGATTCGTCCCTCGAGTTCTTCACTCAGTTGACGTTACAATTTAAAG ATGATGCCAGTTATCGTGGGAGCCTTTCGAACAGTGGGATCATTGACTCCCTGATGGTTTTGCTGACCGATCCAGAGAGTTACGTCCGAGCAAGTGCCATCTCTGCTCTGGGGCAGATTGCCCACATCATCCGCCAAGAG gAAGACCTCTCTGCACGTTTTCTGGATATTTTAGCACAGGATACCGAAGGATTTGCAAGAAGAGCGGTGATAAAGATCTTCTCCATTTGGCTTAAGCATCCTAACCAAGATCTGTGTAAGAGTTTGGAGAAACATCTAAGCACAGTGCTGCAGCTTGGTAGTAATGACTTGGACTGGGAAGTCAAAATCCATACTTTGGAACTGGCTCAGATCCTGATACACCAAACTCTGGAAGGTTCTGGTCAGTTCTCATGTCCTTATGTGTCTGTCATTCCTGCTCCCCATGTTAAGCGAGCAGAAATGACAGCAGCTTTTCACAACCTGCACCACCACAAGCTCTTCGACGTGCTTTTCTCTGGCTTGTTGGATTGTGACAGGCCCGTGGCCAGAAAGGCGTGCACTATCCTGCTCAACCTAAAGGGGGTGCTCACGGTAAACATGGACACCTTAGACAACACGGTGGCCTTCAATCTGCAGGGATGTAGGTGGGGTCAAGAAATGCTGAAGCAATGCTTTAACGCTGCATCTGATTCCGCCATGCATGTTAACATTGTGGAGCTGCTTTCAACTTTGGATCTAGAGGACATGAAACAGGCTTTGGATCAAAGAAGTGATCACCTGGAGAACAGTCCTCGTTCCCTCTTGCAGGATATATTGGCATCTTCTCACACATCAGAGGACAATATTGTGGACTGTTACTGA